A genomic segment from Nematostella vectensis chromosome 6, jaNemVect1.1, whole genome shotgun sequence encodes:
- the LOC5508328 gene encoding transmembrane protein 41B: MNSRKNKYFSPIQATSRRPLTQNYKNNVKPSMMTAKVGLRQGEEENEKNINTGPIIILGLIFASSVVAMLFVYWSFPQLDPNDRAKIKLPRNMDDAKGLGRALSNYTDEYFTQVLLGFIVVFIFLQTFAIPGSIFGSILSGFLFPFPLALFVVCLCSSVGASFCYLLSYLVAGGLVKHYFPERVEKWCTQVSHHQDDLLSYIIFLRITPFLPNWFINITSPVIGVPLMPFFIGTFIGVAPPSFGFISAGVELYVLSTTGDLISGKSIMIVIVCAIISLLPVIFKRQLKNKLE, translated from the exons ATGAATTCACGAAAAAACAAGTACTTTAGTCCTATACAGGCGACGTCTAGGCGACCATTAACACAGAATTATAAAAACAATGTCAAACCATCGATGATGACGGCGAAAGTCG GTCTAAGACAAGGTGAAGAGGAGAATGAGAAAAACATTAACACCGGCCCCATCATAATTCTTGGCTTGATATTTGCATCATCTGTTGTAGCAATGCTATTTGTGTACTGGAGTTTTCCACAACTAGATCC AAATGACAGAGCTAAAATCAAGCTCCCAAGAAATATGGATGATGCTAAAGGTCTGGGGAGAGCCTTGTCAAACTACACTGATGAATATTTCACACAAGTCTTATTAGGATTCATTGTTGTCTTCATCTT TTTACAAACATTTGCTATCCCAGGATCCATATTTGGGAGCATTCTGTCAGGATTTTTGTTTCCATTTCCTTTGGCTTTATTTGTAGTGTGTTTG TGTTCAAGTGTTGGGGCATCGTTTTGCTATTTATTGTCCTATCTGGTTGCTGGAGGATTAGTCAAACATTATTTCCCTGAAAGGGTGGAGAAGTGGTGTACACAg GTGTCTCACCACCAGGATGACCTCCTCAGCTATATCATCTTCTTGCGCATAACACCATTCTTACCCAACTGGTTCATCAACATCACATCTCCTGTCATCGGTGTGCCACTTATGCCTTTCTTTATTGGGACATTCATAG GTGTAGCTCCCCCCTCGTTTGGGTTCATCAGTGCTGGGGTGGAGCTGTACGTGCTCTCCACCACTGGTGATCTGATTTCAGGAAAGTCCATCATGATCGTCATTGTCTGTGCTATCATCTCTTTGCTTCCTGTTATATTCAAACgacaactgaaaaacaaaCTCGAATAG
- the LOC5508332 gene encoding potassium voltage-gated channel subfamily A member 1 isoform X2: protein MDAISGIPSLTAGIDKGQGTGYTDNFNNSHVRPRGQPTLVNKPVHLHSTQPPVGEATDRILINVSGLKFETHVQTLESNPDTLLGNAVKRAKYYDSVRNEYFFDRNRPAFDAILFYYQSGGKLLRPANVPMDVFADEIRFYELGDDVLHKVEQEEGYIEEEKPILPENKLQRQIWQLFEFPDTSMPARFVAIFSVFVITLSIVTFCIETLPQFQKKEEDLYVSVNGTLVPVDNRFDQPWFSMETACIIWFTFEYIMRLISSPQKLIFIRSFLNMIDIVAILPYYITLPMQDTKASSLGVLRVIRLVRVFRIFKLSRHSRGLQILGHTLRASLRELGLLIFFLLIGVILFSSAVYYAEGGEKGTHFKSIPDAFWWAVVTMTTVGYGDMRPITVWGKIVGSLCAISGVLTIALPVPVIVSNFNYFYHRENEQRAAEASKKEKEKKEAERKLKEEQEAQLDEQEVEKLTNSTQWGGKPRYEALDRNGMNGPEHYTELEQITSIKDRKAANKANTAVVANSMPIVDYSDAKVRFETGV from the coding sequence ATGGACGCCATTTCTGGGATACCATCTTTAACGGCAGGAATTGACAAGGGCCAAGGCACAGGTTATACGGACAATTTCAACAACAGCCACGTTCGCCCGAGAGGGCAACCGACCCTTGTAAACAAGCCAGTGCACTTGCACTCAACACAACCACCCGTCGGAGAAGCGACGGATCGCATTTTAATCAACGTTAGTGGGCTAAAGTTTGAGACACACGTACAAACGTTGGAGTCGAACCCTGATACGCTATTGGGAAACGCTGTCAAACGGGCAAAATATTACGATTCCGTGCGCAATGAGTACTTTTTCGACCGTAATCGACCGGCTTTTGACGCCATATTATTTTACTATCAATCTGGAGGGAAACTCCTGAGACCTGCCAATGTCCCTATGGACGTGTTCGCGGATGAAATCCGCTTTTACGAGTTAGGGGACGacgttctacacaaagtggaACAGGAAGAGGGATATATAGAGGAGGAAAAGCCCATTTTACCGGAGAATAAATTACAAAGACAGATATGGCAATTATTCGAGTTTCCAGACACAAGCATGCCTGCTCGGTTCGTCGCCatattttctgttttcgtAATAACGCTGTCCATTGTGACTTTTTGCATCGAGACGCTGCCGCAGTTCCAGAAGAAAGAGGAAGATCTATATGTGTCCGTGAATGGCACCTTGGTACCGGTTGACAATAGGTTTGACCAGCCTTGGTTTTCTATGGAGACTGCGTGTATAATCTGGTTCACGTTCGAGTACATCATGCGGTTGATATCCTCCCCGCAGAAACTCATCTTTATTCGCTCTTTCCTAAATATGATAGATATAGTGGCAATTCTTCCCTATTACATCACGCTACCCATGCAGGACACGAAAGCCTCGTCGCTCGGTGTTCTCAGGGTCATTCGACTCGTCAGGGTCTTCCGGATTTTTAAGCTATCCCGACATTCCAGAGGACTGCAAATTCTCGGTCATACGTTACGCGCCAGCTTAAGAGAACTGGGTCTGCTGATTTTCTTCCTACTCATAGGAGTCATTCTATTCTCCTCGGCGGTTTATTATGCCGAAGGAGGCGAAAAGGGAACACATTTTAAGAGTATTCCGGACGCTTTCTGGTGGGCAGTTGTAACTATGACAACGGTGGGCTATGGTGACATGCGGCCGATAACTGTATGGGGCAAAATTGTGGGTTCACTGTGTGCTATTTCCGGCGTCTTAACCATCGCTCTCCCAGTCCCGGTAATCGTCAGCAATTTCAACTATTTCTACCACCGGGAAAATGAACAGCGCGCGGCCGAGGCaagcaaaaaggaaaaagagaaaaaagaggcGGAAAGAAAGCTAAAGGAAGAGCAAGAAGCTCAACTTGACGAACAGGAGGTTGAGAAATTAACGAATTCCACACAGTGGGGAGGAAAACCTCGATACGAGGCGCTGGACCGCAATGGTATGAACGGACCCGAACATTACACGGAACTCGAACAAATCACGTCAATAAAAGACAGGAAAGCGGCGAACAAGGCTAATACAGCCGTCGTGGCTAATTCAATGCCAATAGTGGACTATTCTGATGCCAAAGTGCGCTTTGAGACCGGGGTATAA
- the LOC5508332 gene encoding potassium voltage-gated channel subfamily A member 1 isoform X1: protein MQCSFSGKNICYGLLYLAERRTADMDAISGIPSLTAGIDKGQGTGYTDNFNNSHVRPRGQPTLVNKPVHLHSTQPPVGEATDRILINVSGLKFETHVQTLESNPDTLLGNAVKRAKYYDSVRNEYFFDRNRPAFDAILFYYQSGGKLLRPANVPMDVFADEIRFYELGDDVLHKVEQEEGYIEEEKPILPENKLQRQIWQLFEFPDTSMPARFVAIFSVFVITLSIVTFCIETLPQFQKKEEDLYVSVNGTLVPVDNRFDQPWFSMETACIIWFTFEYIMRLISSPQKLIFIRSFLNMIDIVAILPYYITLPMQDTKASSLGVLRVIRLVRVFRIFKLSRHSRGLQILGHTLRASLRELGLLIFFLLIGVILFSSAVYYAEGGEKGTHFKSIPDAFWWAVVTMTTVGYGDMRPITVWGKIVGSLCAISGVLTIALPVPVIVSNFNYFYHRENEQRAAEASKKEKEKKEAERKLKEEQEAQLDEQEVEKLTNSTQWGGKPRYEALDRNGMNGPEHYTELEQITSIKDRKAANKANTAVVANSMPIVDYSDAKVRFETGV, encoded by the exons ATGCAGTGTTCGTTTAGTGGCAAAAACATCTGCTATG GTCTGCTGTATTTAGCTGAGAGGCGTACGGCGGATATGGACGCCATTTCTGGGATACCATCTTTAACGGCAGGAATTGACAAGGGCCAAGGCACAGGTTATACGGACAATTTCAACAACAGCCACGTTCGCCCGAGAGGGCAACCGACCCTTGTAAACAAGCCAGTGCACTTGCACTCAACACAACCACCCGTCGGAGAAGCGACGGATCGCATTTTAATCAACGTTAGTGGGCTAAAGTTTGAGACACACGTACAAACGTTGGAGTCGAACCCTGATACGCTATTGGGAAACGCTGTCAAACGGGCAAAATATTACGATTCCGTGCGCAATGAGTACTTTTTCGACCGTAATCGACCGGCTTTTGACGCCATATTATTTTACTATCAATCTGGAGGGAAACTCCTGAGACCTGCCAATGTCCCTATGGACGTGTTCGCGGATGAAATCCGCTTTTACGAGTTAGGGGACGacgttctacacaaagtggaACAGGAAGAGGGATATATAGAGGAGGAAAAGCCCATTTTACCGGAGAATAAATTACAAAGACAGATATGGCAATTATTCGAGTTTCCAGACACAAGCATGCCTGCTCGGTTCGTCGCCatattttctgttttcgtAATAACGCTGTCCATTGTGACTTTTTGCATCGAGACGCTGCCGCAGTTCCAGAAGAAAGAGGAAGATCTATATGTGTCCGTGAATGGCACCTTGGTACCGGTTGACAATAGGTTTGACCAGCCTTGGTTTTCTATGGAGACTGCGTGTATAATCTGGTTCACGTTCGAGTACATCATGCGGTTGATATCCTCCCCGCAGAAACTCATCTTTATTCGCTCTTTCCTAAATATGATAGATATAGTGGCAATTCTTCCCTATTACATCACGCTACCCATGCAGGACACGAAAGCCTCGTCGCTCGGTGTTCTCAGGGTCATTCGACTCGTCAGGGTCTTCCGGATTTTTAAGCTATCCCGACATTCCAGAGGACTGCAAATTCTCGGTCATACGTTACGCGCCAGCTTAAGAGAACTGGGTCTGCTGATTTTCTTCCTACTCATAGGAGTCATTCTATTCTCCTCGGCGGTTTATTATGCCGAAGGAGGCGAAAAGGGAACACATTTTAAGAGTATTCCGGACGCTTTCTGGTGGGCAGTTGTAACTATGACAACGGTGGGCTATGGTGACATGCGGCCGATAACTGTATGGGGCAAAATTGTGGGTTCACTGTGTGCTATTTCCGGCGTCTTAACCATCGCTCTCCCAGTCCCGGTAATCGTCAGCAATTTCAACTATTTCTACCACCGGGAAAATGAACAGCGCGCGGCCGAGGCaagcaaaaaggaaaaagagaaaaaagaggcGGAAAGAAAGCTAAAGGAAGAGCAAGAAGCTCAACTTGACGAACAGGAGGTTGAGAAATTAACGAATTCCACACAGTGGGGAGGAAAACCTCGATACGAGGCGCTGGACCGCAATGGTATGAACGGACCCGAACATTACACGGAACTCGAACAAATCACGTCAATAAAAGACAGGAAAGCGGCGAACAAGGCTAATACAGCCGTCGTGGCTAATTCAATGCCAATAGTGGACTATTCTGATGCCAAAGTGCGCTTTGAGACCGGGGTATAA